The genomic DNA AGAGGGGCACATATCATATGCAAAACTACTCGGTAGCAACGGATGCTAAGGCTCCATGTAAAGAACAATATGACTACTATCAGAAGAGTACTGCAAAACATTTGACTTCAAGGAGAAAATATTCTCATGTCATGGCCTAGAATGACTTGACACTTACAAGGACAGATCAATAAATCATCTGAAGAACAGGTACCTTAGACACAAGGAACACAAAGCAATAACATTTGTGCTGCTTATGGCATCAGTTTTACCCAAAACAGAAGACAGTTTCCAAAAAACTGCAGGAAGGCTAGAGCCAAAACCCAGAAAGAAGCCATAATCTGCCCTAACACGTCTGGTATTattgggaaagaaaataatcCCTTCTCCATGTATTTGCTCATAACAACAAATAGTCCTCAATGGAATTTCAAGCTCCAAACTGAAGAAAAATTTACTAAATCTCATTTTTGAGGAGCCTTTGGTGCTTTATCTTGTAGGATGTTATCAGGAAGAATAAGTTCAGGGGGGGTTTCGCGAACAACACCCAGCATTGAGTCATAATCCTCATCCCGACGAGCAAACTTCTTGCGGAGAACCTTCTCAAACTCAATCTCATCAAATGGCTTTGCATTCTCAGCTGCATGGACCTCTGCAAGGTTCGTATAATTGGTGGCTGACTGGGAAATAAAGGCTATCTCTTCGTCAGTGAGCTTTCTCAGGAATTTTGCAGGATTGCCTCCCCATACCTGTGATTCATATTAAATAAGCATGCACTAATCATTTGTCAAAGTTAAGCATCTGTTCCTTATGCAATAATTCAGAGCTGTGGATAGATCACACAAAAGAAAGGACTAAATTGGCCTTATGGTGTTATATATCAAATCTCAACCAAAGTCCAACCAAGGCAATCATTAAGGAATCAACTGAAGGCAcgaaacagattttttttttttttttctcccaacaACGAATAAACACACTAGACATTTTCCCACTGTGAAAAACAAGGGAGTCTATAGCCTAACTAGAGTGACGGTGAGAAAAAGAGAGCAACAAAAGGTATAGAAGGATTAAGAAACCTTATTTCTTTTTAACCTATCATGCCAATTTCAGACCTAACAGAAGTTTATAAACCTCAAGAAACCCGTTATTTCGACATTATAACACTATCTAATGAATGGGCCATTAGAAAATTTGGACCAGTGTGGGGTCTACAATCACCATCACATTTGTGGTCACCATGAGCACAGAATCCCACTCTGCTGCATGCCATTGTTGTGCTTTTGAATATTGAAACTATAATGTTACTATGGTGATTATCTCATTCCAACTAGCACAAAACACTTACCTGCTCATCTTTAGAAAATATGCAGATTAATCTGCTGTGGCACAAGGAATTTTCTGAACAGTCTGAGCACAGACTCACCATTCTACATATTCGCTTATCTTTGATCAGCATTGAGACCATTTGTTGACAATTTACCATTAAatgttaaattataaatttatatccCTCTAAATTACTTCATGTATACTTGCATATGACATATAAACTCCCTTTCAAATAAATTGGTAGATTCAAGTGAGATAAGAGTATCTGCAGACATACCTCACCAGAGGGGATCCTCGTATTCTGTCTCACAAGGGCTCCAGCAGCAACCATAGCATTTTTCTCAACTACAACACCATCAAGGAGTATTGCTCCCATACCAACAAAGGCCTCATCCTCAACAGTACAGCCATGTATAACAGCACTATGACCTGCcaagttcaaatttcacttTAATCCAGAAAAGAATGGAACCAAGATGGTTAGGTAATTTCACATCATGCATATTATCACCAGCATATCACTCACCTACAGTAACATTGTCCCCAATAATAGTAGGTAAGACCTTCCCGCTTAGGTTAGACTTCGCCACGTGCACCAGGGAGTTGTCTTGTATGTTAGTTCCAGATCCAACACTGATGCTGTTCACATCACCTACGCTCagatttttaaggtttattaCCAAATAAGAAGTTTGCATCCAGCTAAAGAATGAAACTTGAAGAACTTGCAACTCCCCCATAATTGGGTTTCAAGAAGTGGATGAAGGCTGCTGATTGGGGCAACCCTCAATGTCAAGAAGGAGAAATCCCTTTAGAATAAGGTACTAAAACATCCAGATAACTCCACCTAGTCGTTCACAAGTAGTTAATCTGATTACAGACTCATCCAAGACTTACTTCTGATGGATGTACTCCTCATCAAAAACATTATGGGCAACTATATAGTACATGCTTGAGAGACAACAAGGCCAAATAAGAGGTAAATCAAGGTTTATAATATTTctctagaaaataaaattgtttgagAAACAACTGAGTAGCAAAAGGAACTCATAGTTTGCCATACTAGGTGGCAATAAACTATAATTTCATTGTCATGGAACAATACCGAGGTGCCTCAGTCTTGtataatgttttttattaatCGGGCATTCCATTCACTCATTCAGACAATGAAATgccacccccccccccaaaaaaaaaaaaaagactgaagAAAAGGGCATTTTAAAAcagtgtatttttttaaaaagggttatctttgaaaaaataaaaaagaaaaaaagtccaATTTCATAGTCATACACCACAGAATTCATACATAAAGAATCTTACCTCTCAAGACACATCCATACCAAATCGATGATGCTCTTCCAACTTGAACATCCCCAATGATAGAAGCACTTGGGGCCACAAATGCATTCTTGTCAACCACAGGGGCTTTATCAAATATGTTCATGAGAGTTCTATGCCTAGACACTAGAGAGAAATCATAATCAATACTTTGTTGTATGTCAGAAATCAAGCAAAAAAACTACAGCCAAAAATTCTATATGTAAGTCATAACAAAGACGTGACATAAAAcgtatataattaaaatatgaacGGAGAAGAAAATGATGCAGCCCATTTACATTAATCTCTGCAAAGCAAACAAGAACAATGATTTGTTTTATGCAATTCTAAAGCACTCAAGAAAACAAGATGAACCAAGTAAACAGACTATCAAAAGCGGCCGTAGCATGGGATTTTGCTCGGGTACTCTACAAATAAAGGGCAACTATTTGATTTAGAACCTAAATGATTAGCTGTGTGGGAACAAAATGCTTCAAATAatcttatttcaatattttgtttgcAGATTGATGAGATTTGCACCTAGGACATAACCCAGACACCCCACCCCATCCCTTCACTACATGAGCCTATGCCCAAGAGGCAATTCTAATtcaattaacattttttttatatataagtaatcgagatatcattaaaaaggTAAGGCGTCCCaggtacataggaagtatataAGAAAAGTCACTTAGTTAGtaggggcaaaaagaacaagataatcatgataactaatcaccaaagaagaaacaaaagcaattgtccaaagatacaatctcttgaaaaataaagacttaaatCTCCTCCAAGGTCTTCTTacggtcctcaaaacttctatcaaTAGACATCACAAAAAGTACGAAGacaccattttccacacaacaACACTCACTACCAgcagtccaccaacaagcatacaaatcgACTACTTGTCTAGGCAGAACCCAAAATAACCCAAATCGACTGAAGAAAACATTCCCAATGGCACAAGCAACCTTACAATGACATCTATAAgtgtttaagcttttggaataagtgatgatttaatatggtattataGTAGAGCTTTTGAGTTCAAACCTAATTCCACAatttaactttcaattttaattaaatatttctagTGTTGGGTTTCACCTTATTGAGGGGAAGTTTGAGCTCACGCGCGAGGccaagtgttaaaatataaattaaatgattaaattcatcatttctctttacttttgggacaactagtgatttaacaataAGTATTCAATCACGCTTCCACTAAACATGAATGTGCTAAAGCATCAATACATCTAAAAGCGTGTGTTCAAGGCATGCACGTAACAATAACTtgagaaaaaatttatagaCCTCTCGAAAAAAATTTCTACATATCCTAGCAATTCTTGACCCATTGCAGAATCTCTTTCTTCAATATCTTACAGGTTCTTCCAACATGTTATGAACTAAACCATACTCGCTAGTTACGAATATCACATCAAAATCCACTTTATTCACATGAAATTTCCTACACTAACACTTGTTCATATACATAACACATTCTGAGATACACTTTCTTCCTCATGCCTTCAGCTCAATGATGGAAAAACACAGTGCCTTTCCTCTATGTTCCACTTCGTAATTTTCAGCTCAATTTAGTTCAAAAAGaactgaaaaaggaaaaatcaaagacTTGCAAAGTAATAGCAATACACAGAACCGATctaattagagaaaaaataaaaaaacgaaaatgaaaaatttgtgtaaatttctatTTAAGGATTTTGGGAATGAGAGATCGAGAGGGTTAGAGGGAAGGGCATTTACGTTGCTCTTGGAAGTAGTAGTTGCCTTGGAGGCGGCAGCCGAGGCGATCAATGGCCTGGCCGGTCTCGCGAATCCAGAATCCGACGGTGTATATCGCTTTTCCCAGGGTCCCCATCTTGCTTCGCTGTCGATCTGCGATAACTGTAAGCCGTTGAACTCGCTGGGGTTTTGGGGCTTTTAGTGAAGCTTCAGCTCTGTCTGCGTGCGTGCGTgcgtgtgtgtgagagagagatggggagCGAAGGTGGAGCTGGAAATGATACTGAAGCAGTAGGGTAGAATACCACCGATACATGGGAAAGCAACGTCGTCGTTTCGTGATCCTAAGTTTTCGTGAATCCGTTGCGCGACGAAGGTGTCAGTTTTCACGGCGAATTTTCTTGCCGCTATTAGTGTCAAATGAATTTTGAAACTCGTATCCTCAAAACGCTTCACTTTGATGCCTTCCCCTTTAGGTTCGTAATAAATTtgaagctaattttttttttttttttttttggggggggttttatgtgattttttgaaatgcaaaaattgaagatttaaatattattattattcgtGTGGAAATTAAGATGCCAATTAATGCAAGTGAATGTGTCAAAATATCTGAAGGTCTTAATTATCGATCacaattacctttttttttttctttttttttttgtgtgtgaaaTATTAGGTgctcttctagtgttctcttggtATCCTCCCAAttgtaatgtggcttttaaaatcgtCAATAGATTaaagttaataatgataatctcgtcctcaagaggtagctcaatcgactaagaccacacttaatgaagtgaaggttactagttcgaatctccctcccccctcttgtgcggacatgtcaaaaaaaaaatagtaataataatctcaaattcaattgtgattttaaaagtcacatctcagttaaaagaacataaaaaaaaaatactagaagaGCACCCTGCATTGGATTAGGATCCattgaaattccaaaaaaaaaaatttagtttttggaATTCTAGATCTGGACTGTTCATTTCATCCAAGGGCCAAGGTCATGCCATGTGTCCCATTAATAAGCCACcctgtattattttattatttacttttttaaaatttaaatattattttattattttattattagtaaaaCACGTGGCATGACCTTGGCCCTTGGATGTAAATGGACGCTTAGATCTAgaatttcagaaactgaaatttTCTTAGAATTTCAGTGGATCCTCATCCCCCAGCATTACCCATATGGAGTTTACACCAAGTGAGGATTTCAAGCAATAGCTTTTATTGGTATTTCCTATCcgatgtggatattattttctaaaaaaaaaaaatttaccccaTTAATCTTtcatatcttttttaaaaaaataataacattaGGAAGAATCATagtatttctctaaaaatttcttggattaaaaacgaaaaaaaaaaaggtaaaattgaaattttctcCACACATAATAAAACGGTACAGAAGGAGCCCGTTTTAAGTTTGCGGAAGTTTGCGGAATAGAAACTGTGCGTTTTGGTGCAAAATGC from Corylus avellana chromosome ca6, CavTom2PMs-1.0 includes the following:
- the LOC132184897 gene encoding gamma carbonic anhydrase 1, mitochondrial gives rise to the protein MGTLGKAIYTVGFWIRETGQAIDRLGCRLQGNYYFQEQLSRHRTLMNIFDKAPVVDKNAFVAPSASIIGDVQVGRASSIWYGCVLRGDVNSISVGSGTNIQDNSLVHVAKSNLSGKVLPTIIGDNVTVGHSAVIHGCTVEDEAFVGMGAILLDGVVVEKNAMVAAGALVRQNTRIPSGEVWGGNPAKFLRKLTDEEIAFISQSATNYTNLAEVHAAENAKPFDEIEFEKVLRKKFARRDEDYDSMLGVVRETPPELILPDNILQDKAPKAPQK